The window TCCTTCAGGAAACGCCTGACCTCCATGCTGAATACCACGTAAGCATCACGAAACCAGCGCGTCATCCCCAACCTCCGAAGTCAGCGGTCGTCTGGTCAGCTCCAGGTAAATATCCTCGAGATTCGTCTTGGCGATATCGTATTCCTCCAACCCCAGCTCGGTAATTCGTGCGTGCAACTCATCAGTGGTCCGCCCGTAGATGGTGGTACGCTCGTTGGGATAGCCGCTGCCGGACAGGGTGTAGGTCAGCTTGTAACGATTGCCGATACGGGCATGCAGTTCTTCCACGGTACCCATGGCGACCAGGCGTCCCTGCGACATGATGCCAACGCGCTCCGACAGGTGTTCCGCCTCCTCCATGTAGTGAGTTGTCAGGAGTACGGCGGCGCCCTGGTGCTGGCAGCGGCGGATAAGGTCCCACACCTCGCGGCGTGAGAGCGGGTCAAGACCGGTGGTCGGCTCGTCCAGGATGATAGCCCGGGGCTGGCCGAGCATGGCGATTCCCACCAGCAGCTTGCGCTTGAGCCCTCCGGACAGGTCCATGGCTTCCTTATGGCGGTGCTCCCCCAGGTTGAGCTCCCGGATTAGCTCCTGCACACGGGACCGGAGTACCTGGCCGCTGAGACCCCGGATACGACC of the Dehalococcoidales bacterium genome contains:
- a CDS encoding ABC transporter ATP-binding protein yields the protein MTDSANLETAIEVVNLSKQYRRGPLANDNVSLRVAPGELFSLLGPNGAGKTTLVRQVTGELMPTGGEVRVFGIDVIKRPREARQLLGIVPQEAGLFGRLTLQQHLTYFGRIRGLSGQVLRSRVQELIRELNLGEHRHKEAMDLSGGLKRKLLVGIAMLGQPRAIILDEPTTGLDPLSRREVWDLIRRCQHQGAAVLLTTHYMEEAEHLSERVGIMSQGRLVAMGTVEELHARIGNRYKLTYTLSGSGYPNERTTIYGRTTDELHARITELGLEEYDIAKTNLEDIYLELTRRPLTSEVGDDALVS